The Sardina pilchardus chromosome 19, fSarPil1.1, whole genome shotgun sequence genome window below encodes:
- the ncf2 gene encoding neutrophil cytosol factor 2, translating into MSFLNTLRQWDQAVACVDQGDVQTALRTFLDINEKNSKISFNIGCLQLANNNFEAAEKAFDCSIGKDEHLAVAFFQRGITFFKKGNFEEALADFSNAFRGLRGNNLIDYKLLGLRYKLYASEVLHNMALAQANQGEWDKAQESLLKALALKPKFRHVDLALEAILKQKLFDLVEIRQGLLFHPNKHYVAELQEKDYLGKAKVVASVVHKDEFSGFAPLQPQTEDVPATPKAPEVLRALKGEPHTVLYEFSPETSDELAVLPGNIVFVLQKGDDNWASVIFNERRGLVPYNYLEPLDLTSKQGQNGSGGNEIPAPPFKEPPVRPVRHSALSDYANDISDEAERSQELLGCIVKVHFLYTVVIRAMPGVPYEAMLQKISNKFNLPASTLSLSYVRSGERVTIRESEMTMVWLCMRSGRLTLWCAQSEVKPPQQTQQALALYSYEASSPEDLHFSQGDLITILSKVNTDWLEGQCKGKIGIFPASFVQSLHKD; encoded by the exons ATGTCTTTCCTAAATACTCTTCGACAGTGGGATCAGGCTGTGGCATGTGTTGACCAAGGGGACGTTCAGACTGCCCTGAGGACATTTCTAGACATCAACGAGAAGAACTCCAAAATCTCCTTTAACATTGGCTGCCTTCAGCTGGCTAACAACAATTTTGAGGCTGCTGAGAAG GCCTTTGACTGCAGTATTGGCAAGGATGAACATTTAGCTGTTGCGTTTTTCCAAAGAggaattacattttttaaaaagggaaA TTTTGAAGAAGCCCTTGCAGACTTCAGCAATGCCTTCAGAGGGTTAAGAGGAAATAATCTGATTGATTATAAGCTCCTTGGCCTAAGATACAAACTCTATGCCTCTGAG GTCCTACACAACATGGCTTTGGCTCAAGCTAACCAAGGGGAATGGGACAAAGCCCAAGAAAGTCTCCTCAAAGCATTGGCCCTGAAGCCCAAGTTCAGACATGTGGACCTTGCCCTGGAAGCCATTCTG AAACAGAAGCTCTTTGATCTAGTTGAAATACGACAGGGTCTGCTGTTCCACCCCAATAAACATTATGTGGCCGAACTACAGGAGAAAGACTACCTGGGGAAGGCCAAG GTTGTGGCCTCAGTCGTCCACAAAGATGAATTCTCTGGTTTTGCTCCTCTGCAACCACAG ACTGAAGATGTCCCAGCCACTCCGAAAGCCCCGGAGGTCCTAAG AGCCCTGAAAGGAGAGCCTCACACAGTCCTGTACGAGTTCTCTCCCGAGACCAGTGACGAGCTGGCAGTGTTGCCAGGCAACATCGTCTTTGTCTTGCAGAAGGGAGATGACAACTGGGCCTCTGTCATCTTTAATGAGAGG AGGGGACTTGTTCCTTATAATTACCTTGAGCCCTTGGACCTTACATCTAAGCAGGGACAG AATGGAAGTGGAGGAAATGAGATCCCAGCGCCACCATTCAAAGAGCCCCCAGTCAGACCTGTGAGACACTCCG CACTGTCTGACTATGCCAATGATATATCAGATGAG GCTGAGCGGTCACAGGAGCTTCTTGGGTGCATTGTAAAGGTCCACTTCTTGTACACTGTGGTGATCAGAGCCATGCCTGGAGTTCCCTATGAGGCCATGCTGCAGAAAATCAGCAACAAGTTCAACCTGCCCGCCTCCACACTTTCTCTCAG CTATGTGAGATCTGGTGAAAGAGTGACCATTCGGGAGTCAGAGATGACCATGGTGTGGCTCTGCATGCGTAGCGGCCGTCTGACATTGTGGTGTGCCCAGTCTGAG GTGAAGCCACCCCAACAGACTCAGCAGGCTCTGGCTCTGTATTCTTATGAGGCCTCCAGCCCAGAGGATCTCCACTTCTCCCAAGGTGATCTCATCACAATCCTCTCCAAAG TTAACACAGACTGGCTTGAAGGACAGTGTAAAGGAAAGATTGGCATCTTCCCTGCATCTTTTGTACAAAGCCTGCACAAAGATTAA